caggtcaggactttgactaggccactccaaagtcttcattttgtttttcttcagccattcagaggtggatttgctggtgtgttttgggtcactgtcctgctgcagcacccaagatcgcttcagcttgagttgacgaacagatggccggacattctccttcaggattttttggtagacagtagaattcatggttccatctatcacagcaagccctccaggtcctgaagcagcaaaacaaccccaggccatcacactaccaccaccatattttactgttggtatgatgttcttttgctgaaatgctgtgttacttctacgccagatgtaacgggacacgcaccttccaaaaagttcaacttttgtctcgttggtccacaaggtattttcccaaaagtcttggcaatcagatgttatttttagcaaaattgagacgagccttaatattctttttgcttaaaagtggtttgcgccttggatatctgccatgcagaccgtttttgcccagtctctttcttatggtggagtcatgaacaatgaccttaattgaggcttttgagtcctgcagttctttagatgttgtcctggggtcttttgtggcctctcggatgagttttctctgcactcttggggtaattttggtcgcccAGCCACTCCTggcaaggttcatcactgttccatgtttttgccatttgtggataatggctctcactgtggttcgctggagtcccaaagctttagaaatggctttataacctttaccagactgatagatctcaattacagtactttgttctcatttgttcctgaatttctttggatcttggcatgatgtctagcttttaaggtgcttttggtctacttctctgtgtcagatagctcctatttaagtgatttcttgattgaaacaggtgtggcagtaatcaggcctgggggtgactacagaaattgaactcaggtgtgataaaccacagttaagttattttttaacaaggggggcaatcacttttccacacagggccatgtagatttggagttttttttctcactaaataataaaaaccatcatttaaaactgcattttgtgttcaattatgttatctttgacgaatagttaacagtttttgatgagcagaaacatttaagtgtgacaaacatggcaaagaataagaaatcaggaagggggcaaatagtttttcacaccactgtaacatACAAATATATCAAAAGAGGGCCATCACCACTGTGGTTTTAGGCGAAAGTAGGCTCAAATAATCAAAATAAACTTGTCATTACAAAACTTGAAAATGGGACccaaaagggcaaaaaaaaaattagcataggtgcattttttcttttaaacgctATACGGACACTATTATATCTACTGTATTGCAATAGTGTTCAACATGCTAATGTGAACATTCACCTCCAGTGACAGGCTGGCACTGTAGGAAGTCATGCTAAAATGCACTGTTAGGCAATGCAGCTCAGAGACTGCACTGAAGAGAAAGGAGCAGGAGGCCATTTACCAATTAGTTGTCCTGAGTTTGAGGATTCTTGCAGGAATCAGGTTAGATACACCTCTCGGTACCAGCATTTACCTCACTAACACATTACTGTTATTCATACATATGTTGCACGCGTAGTTCATTTTCTCTCCTAAATTCTAAAAGATGCAGCTTCATATCCCAGTTCTGAGGTAGCCTGGATTGCTACAACTTCTCCCTAACAATATACTTATATTCTAGTATGACTAATGTTCCCTGGCTGTAAAGAAGATGCAGCAAACACAaccaaatgaagaaaaaaataagcTGTTCAGTGCACCAAaacagggcagtgtttatattcaTACTctcagtaattaaaaaaaaaaaaacgcttgagggtgggtgtgtgtgtgtgtgtgtgtgttcgtgcgtgtgtgttcgtgtgtgttcgtgtgtgttcgtgtgtgttcgtgtgtgttcgtgtgtgtgtgtgtgttcgtgtgtgtgtgtgtgttcgtgtgtgtgtgtgtgttcgtgtgtgtgtgtgtgttcgtgtgtgtgtgtgtgttcgtgtgtgtgtgtgtgtgttcgtgtgtgtgtgtgtgtgttcgtgtgtgtgtgtgtgttcgtgtgtgtgtgtgtgttcgtgtgtgtgtgttcgtgtgtgtgtgttcgtgtgtgtgtgtgttcgtgtgtgttcgtgtgttcgtgtgtgttcgtgtgtgtgtgtgttcgtgtgtgtgtgttcgtgtgtgtgtgttcgtgtgtgtgtgttcgtgtgtgtgtgttcgtgtgtgtgtgttcgtgtgtgtgtgttcgtgtgtgtgtgttcgtgtgtgtgtgttcgtgtgtgtgtgttcgtgtgtgtgtgttcgtgtgtgtgtgttcgtgtgtgtgtgttcgtgtgtgtgtgttcgtgtgtgtgtgttcgtgtgtgtgtgttcgtgtgtgtgtgttcgtgtgtgtgtgttcgtgtgtgtgtgttcgtgtgtgtgtgttcgtgtgtgttcgtgtgtgtgtgtgttcgtgtgtgtgtgtgttcgtgtgtgtgtgttcgtgtgtgtgtgttcgtgtgtgtgtgtgtgttcgtgtgtgtgtgtgtgttcgtgtgtgtgtgtgtgttcgtgtgtgtgtgtgttcgtgtgtgttcgtgtgtgtgtgtgttcgtgtgttcgtgtgttcgtgtgtgttcgtgtgtgtttgttcgtgtgtgtgtgttcgtgtgtgtgtgttcgtgtgtgtgtgtgttcgtgtgtgtgtgtgtgtgtgttcgtgtgtgtgtgtgtgtgttcgtgtgtgtgtgttcgtgtgtgtgtgttcgtgtgtgtgtgttcgtgtgtgtgtgttcgtgtgtgttcgtgtgtgtgtgttcgtgtgtgtgtgtgttcgtgtgtgtgttcgtgtgtgtgtgttcgtgtgtgtgtgtgttcgtgtgtgtgtgtgttcgtgtgtgtgtgttcgtgtgtgtgtgttcgtgtgtgtgtgttcgtgttcgtgtgtgttcgtgtgtgtgtgtgtgtgttcgtgtgtgttcgtgtgtgtgtgttcgtgtgtgtgtgtgttcgtgtgtgtgttcgtgtgtgtgtgttcgtgtgtgtgtgtgttcttgtgtgtgtgtgttcgtgtgtgtgtgttcgtgtgtgtgtgttcgtgtgtgtgtgttcgtgttcgtgtgtgttcgtgtgtgtgtgttcgtgtgtgttcgtgtgtgtgtgtgttcgtgtgtgtgtgtgttcgtgtgtgtgtgtgtgtgtgtgttcgtgtgtgttcgtgtgtgtgtgtgtgtgtgttcgtgtgtgtttgtgttcgtgtgtgtgtgtgttcgtgtgtgtgtgttcgtgtgtgtgtgtgtgtgtgtgttcgtgtgtgttcgtgtgtgtgtgtgtgtgtgtgtgtgtgtgtgtgttcgtgtgtgttcgtgtgtgtgtgtttgtgtgtgtgtgtgttcgtgtgtgtgtgtgttcgtgtgtgtgtgtgttcgtgtgtgtatatatataaagggTTAACTGACTTTGCTTCCCAGATTTTTGAGCTCTCAGGGTGACCagagaaaaatataaaataacataCGTAGATACTTCTATGTTTCTGAACTACAGCTGAACAGCCTTATTGGACTGTTACGATACAGGATGATTTTTACGTGACAGTACAAGAAACACTGAAGAAGTTCTGAAACCAGACACCTCTTTCCAGCCTGGCCAGGATATACTGGTAAATGTACATAAGAATACAATTAGGTGTTTTTTTGTCGCTCGCAGACAATCCAATAAATACAATGAAAAGTGTATACAATGTGCACACATAAGACTACTGAGTTAGATGAAGTAATCTTTGTAATATCTAAGAACTCCTCACGTTAGCCAGGTCATTCACactggcaaaaaaacaaaacaaaaaaaaaacagagtcgTCCCTGCATTTCATAAAACCCTCTAAGCAAGCCCTTGTGTTTCCCATTATTGTCAGGAGCTTATGTCAATAAGTGTTCTGCAGTGTGCATAAATAGTCGAAAGATAACACGTTTCCATGTGTTTATGTGATGCAATACTACAATATTATGCTGATAGACATTTACACATGAAACAATTGTTCCATTTCAACCTTGCTAAGCTGCCCCTCAAAGAAACCAGCTTCAAACCAGTAACAAGCATCTGCACATAACACAATCTTTGCACTGCAGTGCCACCAAGTGACTAAAGTCTGGTCATGTTAATGGAAAACTTGTACACACACACGGGTTACCAAAATGGAGCTTCTCTTTGTTGTTTGCCACTGCATGAATGAGTCCAATTGTTCCGCAGGCATTTCGTATTGTCTGTTTCATGTACCAAACACCGGAATCCACATCTTGACCGTGGGATTTAATtttttcctcctcctctgctttAAATAATTCATACTGAGGACAAGAGGAGAAACACAAGATTTATAATGTATTTCAAAGGAATGGATGGCATTATCATTCTGTCATGCTGTATATAACAATATGGGCAAAATAGATTTCCTTCACAGCACCTACTAAAGCCACGCCAGCCCACCGAAGGCCTACGGTCTGACTCACCTTCTCTGTtacagggaacaggaggagcaaaGCACACACAGGTCGGGGGACCATGCTCAGGAGCTCAGGGTCAAGACCGTACACATCTACAAACTGCCAGCTGCTTCCAACACCCAGCTGCTTAAGGAACTGTaggggagaaaaaaacaaacaacctaATCTATATATTTATGAAAATACAATTATGGTCccaggtttgaatctcagccaggatAATATGTGAGGAATCTACATTCTCCCCACGTTTGTGCAAGTTTTCTCTCTTATATCTCAAATACAGATTTATAAGTTAGCTGCCTAAACCGCCAACCCAActgtccttaaaggacctctgtcgcaaaaatctttgaatttaaaatatatgtaaacctttACAAATCAgtagtaagtttcttccagagtaaaatgaactataaaat
This DNA window, taken from Hyperolius riggenbachi isolate aHypRig1 unplaced genomic scaffold, aHypRig1.pri scaffold_551, whole genome shotgun sequence, encodes the following:
- the LOC137543936 gene encoding ubiquitin carboxyl-terminal hydrolase isozyme L3-like, which codes for MVPRPVCALLLLFPVTEKYELFKAEEEEKIKSHGQDVDSGVWYMKQTIRNACGTIGLIHAVANNKEKLHFEKDSALEKFIEESLSLSPDERAKFLERDE